The genomic region TTTCTAGGGGCAATCCGAACACAAATTCGATCTCATAACCGTGCATTACTCCCATCCACTCTGGCCAAGGCAGCTTTGAGGATCGAtgttcaaagaaataaaagaacgCATTGTGTCCTAGTTGTGCAAATTTTTTGGTAAACTCCATTGCAGGACATATTATATTGTAGTCACCAATAACGTCATCCATGGCATCACGGTAATGTTCTGGCTTCTGCTCATTTTCCCAATCTGTGTACTGAAAAATGATCGATTCTATTGCAAGTTGGCTTGCTTCTGGGAAGGACTGAGTTAAAGCTGcttcaaatgctgttttattgaTCAAGCCATCACTATCCTTGCTGAAGCCAGGGACTCCATATGCTAGAAATGCTGATCCTTCATCTTTATTAACACCAACTAAgatctgtgtgtgtttgaaaaggCCATTCTCAATCAACTTTTCTGGCATGTCTGCAAGAAAATCTCCATCCACAGTTGgacagaaatatatttgtaaaagaGAGTCATATGTTACAACAAATTTCTCATTCTCCAGTATATCCTTTGGGTCCTTGTCTTGGAGGCAGAGAATTAGCTCTGTCTCATTGCTGGTGGGACATTGGAGTTGTTTAGCTAAAGCCACTGTTCTGTTTCTGGCTTCAGATGCTGTTATTGCAGCCCAAGGGGTATTTGCAGATCCACTTTGCATGATGGCTCTTGTGAATAAAGGATGGCTTTTAGGAGAAAGGATATGGTAGCTGACAGAAGCTGAGCCAGCACTCTCTCCAAATATAGTCACACTTTTTGAATTGCCTCCAAATGCTGCTATGTTCTCCTGGATCCACTGAAGTGCCAATCTTTGATCAAATAAGCCTGCATTTCCAGGAGCTTCCTGGTTTCCTGGCAAAGCCAAAAATCCCAATGCACCAGTCCGGTAGTTCATGGAAACTACAATGACTCTTTCCACCCTGGCCAGAAACTTGCCGTCATAGACCGGTAGGGAAGTTGACCCACTCTCAAAGCCACCACCATATATCCACACCATGACAGTTGCATTCTTGGGTTTGGGAGAAGGAATCCATACATTAAGGTATAAACAGTCTTCACTTAGGTTAGTTTTTGGATTCCACATCTCTGATCCAGGAAATCCTGGGTAAGTTGTATCTATAAGCTGGTAGCAAGAGTTTGCGTGTTTTGTGGCATCCCAAACATCTGACCACTTCTCACGAGGTTCTGGTTTTTGAAATCTCAATCTACCAATGGGTGGCTGTCCATAAGGTATTCCAAGGAAGGCTGTCACAGTTCCCCCCAGTACCTGTAGGTTCGTCCCTCTGACTCTGCCTTTCTTGGTTGTAATGATGTTATCTTCAGGCACTACCTTCCTGATGAACATACACAGGAGAAGAAGCCACATAAGAAATCTGGTATAGAGACTTGTGCCATTTGTCCAAATCATGATACCtgcaacacaggaaaaaagaaatttggaattAGTATTGCAACATATTAGTACCAGAGCCAAAACAGTTTATCCAAAAAGGGTGTAGGTCATCCCAAGGGCATTGCAAATAAGATGGTGCTGCTGCACAAAGCTCCGCAGTCTTTAACCATAAGTTCTTGTTAGTTAGTTGTGTTGCAAAGACTGTGTTTAGTACTTAGTATTTGGTGCAGTGCTTCAGAAAAACTCTGTCACTAAAAAAACATAGAACTGAAGAAGCCAGACCAGGAGAGGTAAAGTCATATGAGCAGACTCGGACTACTTCAGTTAGCAGATGACTTAACCACGTGCATTTCCACTGGCACAATGAACAGGACGTTTTATGATCTGTGATGGAAAATGCCATGCCCGACTAGCCGTTATTCTGTTAGAGGTTACTTTGGCAATTCATGTTCTCAAATCAATAGAGTGATAACAAACATCACTAGGCACAGATTTTTCCACACATAAACATGCATCCCATGAACACTGGAGCTTGAAGGCAAATTTTAATCCAAGGATTTCCAGGTCTACAGAAGTTTTGAACTATATGCTTTTGTCACAGTAGATGCCTGGGCTGAAGCAAACCATTGAGATGGCATTGGTATGAACTCAAAGCATTGGGTGATTTCACTGTGCTGCTCATGTGTCTTAAGATCTGAAGGTGTTTTAACAAATCAAGTACATGAAGGGCCTCTGAACTGACTGTCCATTCGGCGATTGCATACAGAGGTACACCAAGACCTAAATGAAGCATTTCTttcaagatctttttttctctaaagcaaCTTAACCAAGCTTACAACCATCATAGTCATGAGAAGTAGTCATACTTCTACTACTTAGAATGaacattaaaatgctaaaaagccaaggattttttaatagatgtaGGTGGTGCCTAATAATTTAAGTATGGCCTGGTCTTTGTTTCCTGAGAACTTTTCAAAGTGATAGTTAATATGATCTTAAAACTAAGGCTATACATGCTAATTATGTACCACATTTAAGCATACTAGTAGTACTATTTACCCCAACCTTTTCAAATGCTGTAAACCCCCTAGTATCTTCCCCTGGAAAGTGAAAAGTCAGGATAAGACTATTTGCATAAACCCATTTCTATGgcttaaatatttgaaaatgctcAACAAAGCTTCCTTCTATTTTTGCTCTTTGCCCTGCCGTACATAGTGTACTCTGTCCTGCCACTTTAAACAGGCCATTCTTTGTTAATGAGGAGCACTTGTGTCCTTGAAAGGAATGAAGCTAATTTCTGTGGAAAGTACAGCTGTGGCCTAATCTGAGCTCCTCCTGCTTGTTTGCGTATTCTTGGAAATCAATTAATAAAAtggagggggggcagggaaggaagatTTTGTGCAAAGAGGTTCCTAACTTGGAGATAGCATCAAAGGAGCAAGGAAGAATCTTCAGAGACAATATTTTTAGCAGTCATCTAAACAGATAGAAAATAGataaattttagaaaacataaacatttatgcttttgtctttttttaaaaaaaaaaagtgaatgggAGCAATAGACTTCAGAGTTGGTCTAACACTCCACCTAGCCTCCAGCTTGACTTACAGAAACCTGCAAATGCCCCCATGTATGCTAAACTTTAGAGGTGTGAGTAGGCGCTCTGGATGACACATGAGGTCCAGCAGCTCCCGAGGAGTTTGGGTGAGCAGAGGCTTGCTCCAGCAGCCCGTGGTACCCACACAGGAGGCTCACATCCTTTAGTGCCATTTAACTCCCCTCTCTATGtaccagtctttttttttttttttttttttttcccattcattcctctaataaaatcttttaagagCTGGGTGAGAAAAGGGTTGTGAAGATTAGCTCAGGGCTAAACTCTTTCACCCTATCTCGCAGTCAACCAAGGTAACTGGGGTGGCTGTGAGAAATGCGAATAGTAGGGATCTAGTTGGGTATGTGTGTACCCAATGCACAGCACTGTGAGATGGGAGGAGCACTTTCTGTAAGTCTGTTGCTTCACtgacactctttttttttacacattcaCTTCTAACATGCCACGCAGGACTGAACCACAACAACAAGCTGGAAATAGTAAGAGATTTCAAACATTGTcactatgaagaaaagaaaaatgacactaAGAAAAGCAGGAGATGTTAATGTTCCTAAAGCTTTTATTATctaaacagtaattaaaattaattcccCTCTGCGCTTTCctcttaattaaaaaggaatggGACAGGAGGAAATACTGTAGTATTGTAAAACACAGAGACAGAACATTTGACCCTAAGAAGTTTTAGACAAGAattctaggaagaaaaaaaactaacaaGAAATTCAAATCTGTACCTTTTTAATTGGCTCTGCAAAAGAGCAGgtggcattttaaagaaaaagtttgaaatAGATCAAgcttgaaaaacacagaaattttgtACTACTGAATGAGAGAACACATCTAGTCTGAAGTTACTCTGCTAATATTAACAAAAGTAGCAAGTGATAGAGGATTATTATTACACCTTGAATGTATGGCAAATATTGCATTTAATAAGGTTCTTAATGCTGCATTAAAACAAACTCAACAACATAAAGCATACTGAGCAAAACAAACATTACTTGATTATTACTAAGAGAGTAAAAGGGTCAGAAGATTGCTTTAGCTCATCAACCTTAACGGAGCAGAGATGTATCGTAAAGTGTATTTGCATACTTTAAAAAGCTTCTTCTGTAGTAGTTTCCTCCAGCAAAAGT from Aquila chrysaetos chrysaetos chromosome 10, bAquChr1.4, whole genome shotgun sequence harbors:
- the BCHE gene encoding cholinesterase isoform X1 yields the protein MIWTNGTSLYTRFLMWLLLLCMFIRKVVPEDNIITTKKGRVRGTNLQVLGGTVTAFLGIPYGQPPIGRLRFQKPEPREKWSDVWDATKHANSCYQLIDTTYPGFPGSEMWNPKTNLSEDCLYLNVWIPSPKPKNATVMVWIYGGGFESGSTSLPVYDGKFLARVERVIVVSMNYRTGALGFLALPGNQEAPGNAGLFDQRLALQWIQENIAAFGGNSKSVTIFGESAGSASVSYHILSPKSHPLFTRAIMQSGSANTPWAAITASEARNRTVALAKQLQCPTSNETELILCLQDKDPKDILENEKFVVTYDSLLQIYFCPTVDGDFLADMPEKLIENGLFKHTQILVGVNKDEGSAFLAYGVPGFSKDSDGLINKTAFEAALTQSFPEASQLAIESIIFQYTDWENEQKPEHYRDAMDDVIGDYNIICPAMEFTKKFAQLGHNAFFYFFEHRSSKLPWPEWMGVMHGYEIEFVFGLPLERRVNYTKAEEILSRSMLRYWATFAKTGTPNGTLINGTRWPVFTSTEQKYLTLNTNTSEILTKLRAQQCRFWNIFFPKVLEMTGNIDEAEREWKAGFHRWNNYMSDWKNQFNDYTSKKERCAGSN
- the BCHE gene encoding cholinesterase isoform X2, with the protein product MIWTNGTSLYTRFLMWLLLLCMFIRKVVPEDNIITTKKGRVRGTNLQVLGGTVTAFLGIPYGQPPIGRLRFQKPEPREKWSDVWDATKHANSCYQLIDTTYPGFPGSEMWNPKTNLSEDCLYLNVWIPSPKPKNATVMVWIYGGGFESGSTSLPVYDGKFLARVERVIVVSMNYRTGALGFLALPGNQEAPGNAGLFDQRLALQWIQENIAAFGGNSKSVTIFGESAGSASVSYHILSPKSHPLFTRAIMQSGSANTPWAAITASEARNRTVALAKQLQCPTSNETELILCLQDKDPKDILENEKFVVTYDSLLQIYFCPTVDGDFLADMPEKLIENGLFKHTQILVGVNKDEGSAFLAYGVPGFSKDSDGLINKTAFEAALTQSFPEASQLAIESIIFQYTDWENEQKPEHYRDAMDDVIGDYNIICPAMEFTKKFAQLGHNAFFYFFEHRSSKLPWPEWMGVMHGYEIEFVFGLPLERRVNYTKAEEILSRSMLRYWATFAKTGTPNGTLINGTRWPVFTSTEQKYLTLNTNTSEILTKLRAQQCRFWNIFFPKVLEMTDMSTGTITRTFSDDCF